A genomic window from Cryobacterium sp. SO2 includes:
- a CDS encoding aromatic ring-opening dioxygenase LigA, protein MSTATVPAATLSATKIKLVKLVGWAGVLGAVVMIVGGGVVWGIVSSQLAAEKITVSEDAEFLAGAPVVGPFSAYAQATIINHHALTMAENKTYAELEQDDPLRATVMNASFLRTSLFTSVVSFGVSAFAMGMGLLSGLFGFAILTLAPAWPKKTAATGVVA, encoded by the coding sequence ATCAAGCTCGTCAAGCTGGTCGGTTGGGCCGGAGTTCTCGGCGCCGTCGTCATGATCGTGGGCGGCGGAGTCGTCTGGGGCATCGTCAGCTCGCAGCTCGCTGCCGAGAAGATCACCGTCTCCGAGGACGCTGAATTCCTCGCCGGCGCCCCCGTTGTCGGTCCGTTCTCCGCGTACGCGCAGGCGACCATCATCAACCACCACGCCCTCACCATGGCCGAGAACAAGACCTACGCCGAGCTCGAGCAGGATGACCCGCTGCGCGCGACCGTCATGAACGCCTCCTTCCTGCGCACCTCGCTCTTCACCTCCGTCGTGTCGTTCGGCGTCTCGGCCTTCGCCATGGGCATGGGCCTGCTGTCCGGCCTCTTCGGCTTCGCGATCCTGACCCTCGCTCCGGCGTGGCCCAAGAAGACCGCAGCCACCGGAGTCGTCGCGTAA
- a CDS encoding cellulase family glycosylhydrolase, which produces MSAHFASRARRGFLALALAAVLLGGAGAAPAAAATAPVASGWLHTSGGSIVTASGTPYVIKGVSWFGMETSNCAPHGLWTISLEAGLAQIRSMGFTTLRVPFSNECLAAGATTSINYSVNPGLANKTPQQLLDVIIQKAAAAGLNVILDRHRPDSAAQSELWYTAQYSEARWIADWKALATRYKNDPTVIGVDLHNEPHGSACWGCGNAATDWQAAATRGGNAVLSVNPKLLILVEGIENQSNGTSTWWGGGLSGVAAKPVTLSVPNRVVYSPHDYPASVYAQKWFSAANYPANLTAVWDANWGYISKRGIAPVLVGEFGSKLETTSDKQWMSTLVGYLGANKTSFAYWSFNPNSGDTGGIVADDWVTPQAAKLAAIRPLLAGTVPPVTVTPTPTPTPTPTATPKPTATATPKPTATPKPTATPTPTATSTPKPVVGTGVTATWLLQNSWGDGYVAEIVVTGTTGVAGWTVTWPDTKATSIVNSWGMTCTVKAKTSVTCTGAGWAGPVAAGQTVRVGVQVAATAPPAAPKLTLTTR; this is translated from the coding sequence ATGAGCGCGCACTTCGCGTCACGCGCACGGCGCGGATTCCTGGCGCTGGCGCTGGCGGCAGTACTGCTCGGTGGCGCGGGAGCGGCTCCGGCGGCGGCGGCGACGGCTCCGGTGGCATCCGGCTGGCTGCACACCTCCGGCGGCAGCATCGTCACGGCCTCCGGCACCCCCTATGTGATCAAGGGAGTGTCCTGGTTCGGCATGGAGACGTCGAACTGTGCCCCGCACGGTCTCTGGACCATCTCGCTCGAAGCCGGACTGGCTCAGATCCGGTCGATGGGGTTCACCACCCTGAGGGTGCCGTTCTCCAACGAGTGCCTGGCCGCAGGGGCGACGACCTCGATCAACTACTCGGTCAACCCCGGCCTCGCCAACAAGACCCCGCAACAGCTGCTCGACGTCATCATCCAGAAGGCCGCCGCGGCCGGGCTCAACGTGATCCTCGACCGCCATCGTCCCGACTCCGCCGCCCAGTCAGAACTCTGGTACACGGCGCAGTACAGCGAAGCGCGCTGGATCGCCGACTGGAAGGCGCTGGCCACCCGGTACAAGAACGACCCGACCGTGATCGGCGTCGATCTGCACAACGAGCCGCACGGCTCGGCGTGCTGGGGCTGCGGCAACGCCGCCACCGACTGGCAGGCCGCAGCCACCCGCGGCGGCAACGCCGTACTGTCGGTCAACCCGAAGCTCCTGATCCTGGTGGAGGGAATCGAGAACCAGTCGAACGGCACGTCCACCTGGTGGGGCGGCGGACTCAGCGGCGTCGCGGCCAAGCCCGTCACCCTCAGTGTGCCCAACCGCGTGGTGTACTCACCGCACGACTACCCGGCGTCGGTCTACGCGCAGAAGTGGTTCAGCGCGGCGAACTACCCGGCCAACCTCACAGCGGTGTGGGACGCGAACTGGGGCTACATCAGTAAACGCGGCATCGCGCCGGTGCTGGTGGGGGAGTTCGGCAGCAAGCTGGAGACGACCTCGGACAAACAGTGGATGTCCACACTCGTCGGCTACCTCGGCGCCAATAAGACGAGCTTCGCGTACTGGTCGTTCAACCCCAACAGCGGCGACACCGGCGGCATCGTCGCCGACGACTGGGTGACCCCGCAGGCGGCGAAGCTCGCCGCGATCAGACCGCTCCTGGCCGGAACCGTGCCGCCCGTCACCGTGACGCCGACGCCGACGCCGACGCCGACGCCGACAGCCACGCCCAAGCCGACGGCCACCGCGACGCCCAAGCCGACCGCCACGCCCAAGCCGACGGCCACGCCAACGCCCACCGCCACCTCCACGCCGAAGCCCGTTGTCGGTACCGGCGTCACGGCCACCTGGCTGCTGCAGAATTCCTGGGGCGACGGCTATGTCGCCGAGATTGTTGTCACCGGCACCACCGGGGTCGCCGGCTGGACCGTCACCTGGCCGGACACCAAGGCCACCAGCATCGTGAACTCCTGGGGGATGACCTGCACCGTCAAGGCCAAGACTTCGGTGACCTGCACCGGCGCGGGCTGGGCTGGTCCCGTTGCGGCCGGGCAGACCGTGCGCGTGGGGGTTCAGGTTGCTGCGACCGCCCCGCCGGCGGCACCGAAGCTCACGCTCACGACCAGGTAG
- a CDS encoding transglycosylase domain-containing protein, whose amino-acid sequence MASNGTNGMNGTGVTPSRSVGGVLGGLLGLIATSAIAGLLVTVSLTPVLALTSVTATNTIGVFANLPDYLAIEPLAQRSNIYATRSDGTPVLLATLYQQNRVEVGWDEIGQNVKDAAVAGEDPRFYEHGGIDIQGTMRGALTTALKGSVQGGSSITQQYVKNVLVQKCESLPTDAEIAGCYDDATQTSVTRKLKEMRLAIGVEKKYSKNDILRQYLNITGFGGRVYGIEAAADYYYGTSAADLTVAQAASLTAIVNNPDKFRLDRPESETNGAANGYRDNKERRDYILGEMLTYKKITRAEHDEAVATPIEPSIHEPSTGCQTALADAFFCDYVVHVLSNDPIFGPDEDTRLKNLRTGGYSVYTTLDLDLQHAAVTTLDKNVPKSRAGWDVGAVVSSVEVGSGRVLAMAQNKDYSQDPEVQATGNNWTSVNYNTDFADGGSRGFQPGSTYKIFTLAEWLNTGHSLGERVDSAPKSRWGTFQDSCLGPQNYDSEGWSPKNDSNESGGNYSALESTIGSINTGFIGMAKRLDLCGIRKMAEAFGMHRADGEPLSESAASVIGTNEVAPLSMAIAFAGIANNGVTCSPVVIDRMVDSTGAEVPIPQSRCSESVRPQAAQQMVSALSQVLSKGTATQSYNATKPRVPMIGKTGTTDGAKDTWMSGASSEVATVVGVVSVTGDANQRALKFDSGPAATARHRMWPDVMSVANQKYGGVAMAGTPAQGPAKGGGD is encoded by the coding sequence ATGGCGAGCAACGGCACGAACGGCATGAACGGAACCGGAGTCACACCATCGCGCTCGGTCGGGGGTGTGCTCGGCGGCCTGCTCGGCCTGATCGCGACCAGCGCCATAGCCGGGCTGCTGGTGACGGTGAGCCTGACCCCGGTGCTGGCGCTCACCAGCGTCACCGCCACGAACACCATCGGGGTGTTCGCGAACCTGCCCGACTACCTGGCCATCGAACCGCTCGCCCAGCGCAGCAACATCTACGCCACCCGCTCAGACGGCACACCGGTGCTCCTGGCGACGCTGTACCAGCAGAATCGGGTTGAGGTGGGCTGGGACGAGATCGGCCAGAACGTCAAGGATGCCGCGGTCGCCGGCGAAGACCCACGCTTCTACGAACACGGCGGCATCGACATCCAGGGCACCATGCGCGGAGCGCTGACAACGGCGCTGAAGGGCAGCGTGCAGGGCGGATCGTCGATCACGCAGCAATACGTGAAGAACGTGTTGGTGCAGAAGTGCGAGTCCCTGCCCACCGATGCCGAGATCGCGGGTTGCTACGACGATGCCACCCAGACCTCGGTGACCCGCAAGCTCAAGGAGATGCGGCTGGCGATCGGGGTGGAGAAGAAATACTCCAAGAACGACATCCTGCGCCAGTACCTCAACATCACCGGTTTCGGCGGCCGGGTCTACGGGATCGAGGCCGCGGCCGACTACTACTACGGCACGTCGGCGGCCGACCTCACCGTGGCGCAGGCGGCCAGCCTCACGGCCATCGTGAACAATCCGGACAAGTTCCGCCTCGACCGGCCGGAGAGCGAGACCAACGGCGCGGCGAACGGCTACCGCGACAACAAGGAGCGCCGCGACTACATCCTCGGCGAGATGCTCACGTACAAGAAGATCACCAGGGCGGAACACGACGAGGCCGTTGCGACGCCGATCGAGCCGTCGATCCACGAGCCCAGCACCGGATGCCAGACCGCGCTGGCCGACGCGTTCTTCTGCGATTACGTCGTGCACGTTCTCAGCAACGACCCGATCTTCGGGCCGGACGAGGACACCAGGCTGAAGAACCTGCGCACCGGCGGCTACAGCGTGTACACCACGCTGGACCTCGACCTGCAGCACGCCGCCGTGACCACCCTGGACAAGAACGTGCCCAAGAGTCGAGCGGGTTGGGACGTCGGAGCCGTGGTGTCGAGTGTGGAGGTGGGCAGCGGCCGGGTGCTGGCGATGGCGCAGAACAAGGACTACAGCCAGGATCCGGAGGTGCAGGCCACCGGGAACAACTGGACCAGCGTGAACTACAACACCGACTTCGCCGACGGCGGCTCCCGCGGCTTCCAGCCCGGCTCGACCTACAAGATCTTCACCCTCGCCGAATGGCTGAACACCGGCCACTCCCTGGGCGAGCGGGTCGACTCCGCGCCGAAGTCCCGATGGGGCACTTTCCAGGACAGCTGCCTCGGCCCGCAGAACTACGACTCGGAGGGGTGGAGCCCCAAGAACGACTCGAACGAGTCCGGCGGTAACTACAGCGCGCTTGAGTCCACCATCGGGTCGATCAACACCGGCTTCATCGGCATGGCCAAGCGGCTGGACCTGTGCGGGATCCGCAAGATGGCAGAGGCCTTCGGTATGCACAGGGCCGACGGCGAACCCCTGAGTGAGAGTGCGGCTTCGGTGATCGGCACCAACGAGGTGGCCCCGTTGAGCATGGCCATCGCGTTCGCCGGCATCGCCAACAACGGTGTCACCTGCAGTCCGGTCGTGATTGACCGGATGGTCGACTCCACCGGTGCCGAGGTGCCGATTCCGCAGTCGCGGTGTTCGGAGTCCGTGCGGCCGCAGGCCGCGCAACAGATGGTGTCGGCCCTCAGCCAGGTGCTCAGCAAGGGCACCGCGACGCAGTCGTACAACGCCACCAAGCCCCGGGTGCCGATGATCGGCAAGACCGGAACGACCGACGGCGCCAAGGACACCTGGATGAGCGGGGCGAGCAGCGAGGTCGCCACCGTTGTGGGCGTCGTGAGCGTGACCGGAGACGCCAATCAGCGGGCACTGAAGTTCGACAGCGGGCCCGCCGCCACGGCCAGGCACAGGATGTGGCCCGACGTGATGTCGGTGGCGAACCAGAAGTACGGCGGGGTCGCGATGGCGGGGACGCCCGCGCAGGGCCCGGCGAAGGGCGGCGGGGACTAG
- the dnaE gene encoding DNA polymerase III subunit alpha → MTFPHLHVASAYSTHYGVTLPEALAAQAAADGATFLAVTDRDGLYGAVKHVRACVAEGLQPGLGADLAVHDDDLVPLGRVVVLAHGGNRGRGYAALCRAVSSAHKTAAHETAAQVPGHPPSISRSRLAQLAGLNSLTVLLGPASDVGIAIERRDTPQARANLTAWLRLMPPQSVALEIVCHLAEPGTPGSVAPATRMLALAEHARLPAVLSNAVRYGAPGEAVTADLADASRHLTPLAQLEQLTLQVNGQAWLKPAAAMRQVARMVVDAGQHSDGALARLLRDTDELAQRCALDPVADIGLGRPRMPEASVIGVTGDPLTELWGRARHGIDERYSALGRPALVAAHDRLGHEMATVEKLGFASYFLTVATVADIVRGMGIRIQARGSGVGSVLNYALHTSSVEPISNGLLWERFLSPERQTLPDIDLDVESARRHDIYRAVFTAFGGDRVSLMSMTNAYRGRGAVRDAGLALGLPETQVATIAKQMWRFNARDFRAALDEKPELAELAAEVRQSARLELLVDLTARLDRLPRHISVHPCGVILSDASLLDRTPVQASGMGLPMSQFDKHDMDPMGLIKLDILGVRMQSAMAHALEEHHRLTGEHIDLDRVPLDDEETFELIRSTRTLGIFQLESPGQMELVGKLQPEVFNDLTVEISLFRPGPMQNDMPLTYLRARHGEAAPDYIHPRFESILRETKGVVIFHEQVMRLFDELTGCGLGHADVLRRHLGRPEQLPVIEAYVRENALARGFDTGTIDRIWTVLAGFGSFGFAKAHGAAFALPTYQSAWLKTHHPAAFLAGLLTHDPGMWPKDLLVAEARVLGVPVLGLDVQRSALDYRVEAVGESGQGIRMPLPELTGSSDAERARIVRHQPFSSLQDFRDRVHPRRRTFEALARVGALDSFIGYDRARRHELLAHIQSLRGTAVTIADDQLAFEVPLPVLDHSGARFSAVTSLQLRGRTQSDLELLDTGLAVSGHRMRKFYPLFAELGVTPASALATLPGGTEVLLAGVRRATNTPPMRGGRRVVFVSLDDGTGPVANVVFFHDAQERIGGGVFQTDLMLVRGRTRRSGARGVSVTGEGLWDLVTVAKERAKEKAALVKAAKAAGVPAAEPQGLRPAGTGTATFDLWSTRSA, encoded by the coding sequence ATGACCTTCCCGCACCTGCACGTCGCCAGCGCATACTCCACCCACTACGGCGTGACCCTGCCGGAGGCCCTCGCCGCCCAGGCGGCAGCCGACGGCGCGACCTTCCTGGCCGTCACCGACCGTGACGGCCTGTACGGGGCCGTGAAGCACGTTCGGGCCTGTGTGGCCGAGGGGCTTCAGCCCGGGCTCGGCGCCGACCTCGCCGTGCACGACGACGACCTGGTGCCGCTCGGCCGGGTGGTGGTGCTGGCGCACGGCGGTAACAGGGGGCGAGGTTATGCCGCCCTCTGCCGGGCCGTCTCCAGCGCTCACAAGACCGCCGCCCACGAGACCGCCGCCCAGGTACCCGGCCACCCGCCGAGCATCTCCCGCAGCCGCCTGGCGCAGCTCGCCGGACTGAACTCCCTGACCGTCCTGCTCGGCCCGGCCTCCGACGTCGGCATCGCCATCGAGCGCCGGGACACCCCGCAGGCCAGGGCGAACCTGACCGCCTGGCTGCGGCTGATGCCGCCGCAGTCGGTGGCGCTCGAGATCGTCTGCCACCTCGCCGAGCCCGGAACACCGGGCAGCGTCGCCCCGGCCACCCGCATGCTCGCGCTGGCCGAGCACGCCCGGTTGCCGGCCGTGCTCAGCAACGCCGTACGGTACGGGGCCCCCGGCGAAGCCGTCACGGCCGACCTCGCCGACGCCTCCAGGCACCTCACCCCGCTCGCCCAGCTCGAGCAGCTGACCCTGCAGGTGAACGGCCAGGCCTGGCTGAAGCCCGCGGCCGCCATGCGGCAGGTGGCGCGCATGGTCGTCGACGCCGGGCAGCACAGCGACGGCGCGCTGGCCCGCCTGCTGCGCGACACCGACGAGCTGGCCCAACGGTGCGCCCTCGACCCCGTCGCCGACATCGGGCTCGGCCGCCCGCGGATGCCGGAGGCGAGCGTGATCGGGGTCACCGGCGACCCGCTCACCGAGCTCTGGGGGCGCGCCCGCCACGGCATCGACGAGCGCTACTCCGCCCTGGGCCGGCCGGCGCTGGTGGCCGCGCACGACCGGCTCGGCCATGAGATGGCGACGGTCGAGAAGCTCGGCTTCGCCTCCTACTTCCTCACCGTCGCCACCGTGGCCGACATCGTGCGCGGGATGGGCATCCGCATCCAGGCGCGCGGCTCCGGTGTCGGCTCCGTGCTCAACTACGCCCTGCACACCTCGTCGGTGGAACCGATCTCCAATGGCCTGCTCTGGGAGAGGTTCCTCTCCCCCGAACGGCAGACCCTGCCCGATATCGACCTGGACGTCGAATCCGCCCGGCGGCATGACATCTACCGCGCGGTCTTCACGGCCTTCGGCGGCGACAGGGTCTCGCTCATGTCGATGACCAACGCCTACCGGGGCCGAGGGGCCGTGCGGGACGCCGGCCTTGCCCTGGGGCTGCCGGAGACCCAGGTGGCCACGATCGCCAAGCAGATGTGGCGCTTCAACGCGAGGGACTTCCGTGCCGCCCTCGACGAGAAGCCCGAGCTGGCCGAGCTCGCCGCCGAGGTGCGCCAGTCCGCCCGGCTCGAGCTGCTCGTCGACCTCACTGCGCGCCTGGACCGGCTGCCCCGGCACATCTCGGTGCACCCCTGCGGCGTCATCCTCTCCGATGCCTCCCTGCTGGACCGCACACCCGTGCAGGCCTCGGGGATGGGCCTGCCGATGTCGCAGTTCGACAAGCACGACATGGACCCGATGGGCCTGATCAAGCTCGACATCCTCGGCGTGCGGATGCAGTCGGCCATGGCACACGCCCTCGAGGAGCACCACCGGCTCACCGGCGAGCACATCGACCTCGACAGGGTCCCGCTCGACGACGAGGAGACGTTCGAGCTGATCAGGTCCACCCGCACCCTGGGGATCTTCCAACTCGAATCCCCCGGCCAGATGGAACTGGTGGGCAAGCTGCAGCCCGAGGTGTTCAACGACCTCACCGTGGAGATCTCGCTGTTTCGGCCGGGGCCGATGCAGAACGACATGCCGCTCACCTACCTGCGCGCCCGGCACGGCGAGGCCGCGCCCGACTACATCCACCCCCGGTTCGAGTCGATCCTGCGCGAGACGAAGGGCGTGGTCATCTTCCACGAGCAGGTGATGCGCCTGTTCGACGAGCTCACCGGCTGCGGCCTCGGCCACGCCGACGTGCTGCGCCGGCACCTGGGCCGGCCGGAACAGCTTCCCGTCATCGAGGCGTACGTGCGGGAGAACGCCCTGGCCCGCGGGTTCGACACCGGCACGATCGACCGGATCTGGACCGTGCTGGCCGGCTTCGGCAGCTTCGGCTTCGCCAAGGCCCACGGTGCGGCGTTCGCGCTGCCCACCTACCAGTCCGCCTGGCTGAAGACCCACCATCCGGCCGCGTTCCTGGCCGGGCTGCTCACCCACGATCCCGGCATGTGGCCCAAGGACCTGCTCGTGGCCGAGGCCAGGGTGCTCGGTGTGCCGGTGCTGGGCCTCGACGTGCAACGCAGCGCCCTGGACTACAGGGTCGAAGCCGTCGGCGAGAGCGGCCAGGGCATCCGGATGCCGTTGCCGGAGCTGACCGGCTCCAGCGACGCCGAGCGGGCCCGGATCGTGCGGCACCAGCCGTTCAGCTCGCTGCAGGATTTCCGCGACCGGGTGCATCCGCGCCGGCGCACCTTCGAGGCGCTGGCCAGGGTGGGGGCGCTGGACAGTTTCATCGGGTACGACCGCGCGCGCCGGCACGAGCTCCTCGCGCACATCCAGTCGCTGCGCGGCACCGCTGTCACGATCGCCGACGACCAGCTGGCCTTCGAGGTCCCGCTTCCGGTGCTCGATCACTCCGGCGCGCGCTTCTCCGCGGTCACCTCGCTGCAGTTGCGTGGCCGCACGCAGTCCGACCTCGAGCTTCTCGACACCGGCCTGGCCGTGTCCGGCCATCGGATGCGCAAGTTCTACCCGCTCTTCGCCGAACTCGGGGTCACCCCGGCGTCGGCATTGGCCACCCTGCCCGGCGGCACCGAGGTGCTGCTGGCGGGCGTGCGCCGCGCCACGAACACCCCGCCGATGCGGGGCGGGCGCCGGGTGGTGTTCGTCAGCCTCGACGACGGCACCGGGCCGGTGGCCAACGTGGTGTTCTTCCACGACGCGCAGGAGCGGATCGGCGGCGGGGTCTTCCAGACCGACCTGATGCTCGTGCGCGGCCGCACCCGGCGCTCGGGGGCCCGCGGGGTGTCGGTCACCGGCGAGGGCCTCTGGGACCTGGTGACGGTGGCCAAGGAGCGCGCCAAGGAGAAGGCCGCACTGGTCAAGGCGGCCAAGGCGGCCGGCGTGCCGGCGGCGGAACCGCAGGGGCTCCGCCCGGCCGGCACCGGCACCGCGACGTTCGATCTCTGGTCGACCAGGAGCGCCTAA